The DNA region CTCGATACGCTGGCGCGGCACCACGGCGAGCAGACGGCTCACCGCGCTCGGAAAGCGCACCCGAAACGGCCGCGTGCCATCGACGATGCCGACCTCGCCCGGCGCCAGCCAGTAGGGATCGCCACCTTGCTCCAGGCCGCTCGAGCCGCGCTGCTGCAAGCTGATCAGGTAGTGATCGTCGCTGGCCCGGTTCACGTGGCCCTTCTCCCGCACAATGAAGTGCCCGGTCGAAGAGAAGGCGGCAAAGCGCAGCAGCCCGAAAGCCTGCCCCGACAGGCTGGCGCGAAAGGTTTCACCCGGCGCCTCCGGCACGACGTTCAGCACGGCTTCGCACACGGCATCGCGCCAGAACGAAAGCCCCTCGCGGGCCCGCACGCTATCGGTCGACCAGGTTTTCGCGGACATGGCCCGCTCCATCGCTTAGAGCCCGGCAAGGCTCGCAAAAACTATACGGCTTTGCGCGCTCGGCCAAGCCGCTGCACGCACGGCCAAGACCGCGCCGCGCCGGCCGCCGTAACGTTGCGCCATGCGCACGAACTTTACCGCCGCCCAGCTCGCCGACCCGGCCATCGCCGAGGCCGACCAGATCCTGCAGACCTGCGTCCACTACGGCTTCTGCACCAATGCCTGCCCGACCTACGTGCTGACCCGCGACGAGAACGATTCCCCGCGCGGCCGCATCGATCTCATCCGCGCCATGCTCGAGCAGGGCGGCACGCCCGCGCCCAAGACGGTGCACCATCTCGACCGTTGCCTGTCGTGCCTGTCCTGCATGACCACCTGCGCGGTGAAGGTCGACTACGTGCATCTGATCGACCGCGCGCGCACCTATATCGAGCAGCACTACCGTCGGCCCCTCGCCGACCGCTTGATGCGCGCCCTGCTCGCTTTTGTGCTGCCCCGGCCGCGTCTGTTCGAGACGGCGATGCGGGCCGGCTGGCTGGCGCAGCCGTTCTCATCGATGCTGCCGTCACGGCTGCGTGCCATGCTGTCGATGATTCCCGCGCAGGCATCGCCCGATATCCTCGCGCCCCGGATCTATCCCGCCGACGCTTCGCGCAAGAAACGCGTCGCGCTGCTCGCCGGCTGCGCGCAACAGGCGCTCAACGGCAACATCAATGCCGCCACCATTCGCTTGCTGCAGCGTCACGGCTGCGAGGTGGTGATCGCGGAAGGCAGCGGCTGCTGCGGTTCGCTGCCCTTGCATATGGGCCGCGAAGACGAGGCCAAGCGCTTCGCCGCGGCGAATGTCGACGCCTGGTCGCGCGAAGCGCGCGTGCACGGCCTCGATGCCATCATCGTCAACGCCTCGGGCTGCGGCACGACGATGAAGGATTACGGCCATCTGCTGCACACCGACGATGCCAAGACCGCCAGCGCCCTCACCCGCGACATCACCGAGGTGCTGCACGACATCGGCCTAATAACGCCGCCGAACCCGCGCGCCTATCGCGTCGCCTATCACGATCCCTGCTCGATGCAGCACGGCCAGAAGGTGATCGACCAGCCACGCGCGCTGTTGCGCGCCGCCGGCTTCCAGGTCGTCGACGTGCCGGAAAAGCATTTCTGCTGCGGCTCGGCCGGCACCTACAATCTGCTTCAGCCGGAGATGGCCGAGGCTCTGGGCCAGCGCAAAGCCGCGCACATCGACAGCACCACGCC from Pseudolabrys taiwanensis includes:
- the glcF gene encoding glycolate oxidase subunit GlcF, giving the protein MRTNFTAAQLADPAIAEADQILQTCVHYGFCTNACPTYVLTRDENDSPRGRIDLIRAMLEQGGTPAPKTVHHLDRCLSCLSCMTTCAVKVDYVHLIDRARTYIEQHYRRPLADRLMRALLAFVLPRPRLFETAMRAGWLAQPFSSMLPSRLRAMLSMIPAQASPDILAPRIYPADASRKKRVALLAGCAQQALNGNINAATIRLLQRHGCEVVIAEGSGCCGSLPLHMGREDEAKRFAAANVDAWSREARVHGLDAIIVNASGCGTTMKDYGHLLHTDDAKTASALTRDITEVLHDIGLITPPNPRAYRVAYHDPCSMQHGQKVIDQPRALLRAAGFQVVDVPEKHFCCGSAGTYNLLQPEMAEALGQRKAAHIDSTTPNIVATGNIGCMTQLSRYLGRPVVHTAELLDWATGGPLPPALEGVPLPEPQAVQTQVAPAADAGFW